Proteins from one Kwoniella shivajii chromosome 1, complete sequence genomic window:
- a CDS encoding leucine-tRNA ligase: protein MAATINPDAKGGSVVVMEKTDKRDYLIALESPAQASWSKSHSFESNPPPLPEGVKSYSDFFSSGQSMEEIQKKYPKWFGTFAYPYMNGSLHLGHAFTITKIEFAAGFERMRGKNVLFPLGYHATGMPIKAASDKLIREMEMFGEDFSGYKEEEADESGPAPPVPSTTALPAKSLESTDPSKGKKGKLNAKSTGLTYQFQILELIGVPKEELKKFADPYYWLEYFPPIAKQDLSAMGARIDWRRQFLTTDANPYYDSFVRWQMNKLYQQGKVKFGKRYTIYSPKDGQPCMDHDRQSGEAVNPQEYTAVKMEVLEWGPTVSSEVKQAVGGKKVWMVAATLRPETMYGQTNCFVGPNIKYGLFESAHNELYLVTERAARNMAFQGTFEGENGRVAKVADVTGSELLGTKVIPPFGVAKEVYVLPMEGVLATKGTGVVTSVPSDSPDDYRTLMDLRKKAEMYKIQPEWAAIDPIPVLKTEKYGDMAAEFLCDMLKIQSQRDKDKLAEAKDLTYKEGFYNGVMTIGDFKGEPVAEAKPKVRQQMIDAGLATPYAEPESEVISRSADVCVVALVDQWYLDYGEDSWKASAFKLLEGLNTYQVETRNGFEAVLNWLNKWACARSYGLGSKLPWDPVWLVESLSDSTIYMSYYTVANLLHDDMFGKNPGPLGIKAEQMTDEVWEYVLGSGELPSNSPVEPEKAAQLKYSFSYFYPLDIRSSGKDLIPNHLTFWIYIHAALFPEKHWPRSVRTNGHLMLNGKKMSKSTGNFLTMKEATKKYGADAARLTLADAGDDITDANFEETVANAAILRLHTACLWAEEMKSTESTLRTGELNDFDRGFQTEIDSMVEDTYEAFDQMEFKRALKSGLYDFENARNFYRLISDPSNGGQGMHRDLVFAWIRANTLLIAPFTPHFSEHVWKNVLGETSNIQSAQFPRKSAPIDTSRLAQLEYMRQVVEKLRGAEAQLGKKKGKGKHTVYDDRKPKQTRIYVASKFPEWQEKTIALVREVYDGKDIDDAALKVKFQETGLIKDKKIMPFAQQFKRKVLAEGESAFDRALAFDELHTLKVLVPYIKASARFSDIDVISVSEARAILAKEPEKENFDATKVENAQPGFPEIQFWNI, encoded by the exons ATGGCTGCTACCATCAACCCCGACGCCAAAGGTGGCTCAGTGGTAGTGatggaaaag ACTGATAAACGAGATTATTTGATTGCCCTTGAATCCCCCGCTCAAGCATCATGGTCAAAAAGCCATTCATTCGaatcaaatcctcctcctctgcctgaaggtgtcaaatcatactctgatttcttctcatccGGACAATCTATGGAAGAAATCCAAAAGAAATACCCAAAGTGGTTCGGTACCTTCGCATACCCTTACATGAACGGTTCTCTTCACTTGGGTCATGCTTTCACAATCACCAAAATTGAATTTGCAGCTGGATTTGAGAGaatgagaggaaagaacGTATTGTTTCCTTTAGGCTACCACGCCACTGGTATGCCaatcaaa GCTGCTTCAGATAAACTCATaagagaaatggaaatgTTTGGTGAGGATTTCTCAGGATacaaggaagaggaagcagACGAATCAGGACCTGCACCACCCGTTCCTTCGACAACTGCTTTACCAGCCAAATCTCTTGAATCAACAGATCCATccaaaggtaaaaaagggAAACTGAATGCGAAATCAACTGGATTGACATATCAATTCCAAATCCTCGAATTGATCGGTGTACCAAAAGAAGAACTCAAAAAGTTCGCTGATCCTTATTACTGGCTGGAATATTTCCCACCTATCGCTAAACAAGACTTGAGTGCCATGGGTGCTAGGATAGACTGGAGAAGACAGTTTTTAACAA CTGACGCCAACCCATACTACGATTCTTTCGTTCGATGGCAAATGAACAAACTTTACCAACAAGGAAAAGTCAAGTTCGGAAAAAGATATACCATTTACTCTCCAAAAGATGGTCAACCTTGTATGGATCACGATCGTCAATCAGGAGAAGCTGTCAATCCTCAAGAGTACACCGCtgtgaagatggaagttCTTGAATGGGGACCTACAGTATCTAGTGAGGTCAAACAAGCTGTTGGTGGAAAGAAAGTCTGGATGGTAGCTGCTACCCTTCGTCCTGAAACCAT GTATGGTCAAACTAACTGTTTTGTTGGACCAAACATCAAATATGGGCTTTTCGAATCTGCTCACAACGAGCTTTACCTTGTAACTGAGAGAGCGGCTAGAAATATGGCCTTCCAAGGTACTTTCGAAGGAGAGAATGGTCGAGTTGCCAAAGTCGCGGATGTCACAGGCTCAGAACTTCTTGGAACCAAAGTCATCCCTCCCTTCGGTGTCGCCAAGGAAGTTTACGTGCTTCCCATGGAAGGTGTCCTCGCTACcaag GGTACTGGTGTTGTCACTTCCGTACCTTCtgattcacctgatgatTACCGAACTCTCATGGATCTCCGAAAGAAAGCAGAGATGTACAAAATCCAACCTGAATGGGCAGCTATCGACCCGATTCCCGTCCTGAAGACCGAGAAGTATGGAGACATGGCCGCCGAATTCCTTTGTGACATGCTCAAGATTCAGTCTCAACGAGACAAAGACAAGCTTGCTGAGGCTAAAGACCTCACCTACAAAGAAGGTTTCTACAACGGTGTAATGACTATCGGTGACTTCAAGGGTGAACCTGTAGCGGAGGCTAAACCTAAAGTCAGACAACAGATGATAGATGCTGGTCTTGCTACTCCTTACGCTGAACCTGAAAGTGAAGTCATCTCTCGTTCTGCGGACGTCTGTGTTGTTGCCCTTGTAGACCAATGGTACCTTGATTACGGAGAGGATTCATGGAAGGCCAGCGCTTTCAA ATTACTCGAAGGATTGAACACTTATCAAGTCGAGACACGAAACGGATTCGAAGCTGTCCTAAATTGGCTCAATAAGTGGGCTTGTGCACGATCATATGGTTTAGGTTCGAAACTCCCTTGGGATCCAGTATGGCTCGTCGAATCCCTTTCTGACTCTACCATCTATATGTCATACTACACTGTTGCCAACCTTCTCCACGATGATATGTTCGGTAAGAACCCTGGACCACTTGGAATCAAAGCTGAACAAATGACCGACGAGGTTTGGGAATACGTTCTTGGATCTGGAGAATTACCTTCAAACTCACCTGTCGAACCTGAGAAAGCCGCTCAATTGAAATACAGCTTCTCATACTTCTACCCTCTCGATATCCGATCGTCAGGAAAAGATCTCATTCCTAACCATCTTACTTTCTGGATCTATATACACGCTGCTCTCTTCCCTGAGAAACATTGGCCCAGATCTGTCAGAACCAATGGTCATCTGATGTTGaacggaaagaagatgtcaaagtcCACCGGTAACTtcttgacgatgaaggaagCTACAAAGAAGTACGGTGCCGATGCGGCTAGATTGACCCTCGCCGATGCGGGTGATGATATCACAGATGCGAA CTTCGAGGAGACTGTAGCCAATGCTGCTATTCTTCGACTTCACACTGCTTGTCTTTGGGCTGAGGAGATGAAATCCACTGAATCTACTCTCCGAACTGGTGAACTCAACGACTTCGATCGAGGATTCCAAACTGAGATTGACTCTATGGTTGAGGACACATACGAGGCCTTTGATCA AATGGAGTTCAAGCGAGCCCTTAAATCTGGTTTATACGATTTCGAGAACGCACGAAACTTCTATCGACTGATCTCCGATCCATCAAACGGTGGACAAGGAATGCACCGAGATTTAGTATTTGCATGGATTCGAGCCAACACTCTACTCATCGCACCTTTCACTCCCCATTTTTCTGAACACGTTTGGAAGAACGTTTTAGGCGAAACTAGCAATATTCAATCTGCACAATTCCCTCGAAAGTCAGCTCCAATCGATACATCTCGTCTAGCACAACTAGAATATATGAGACAGGTCGTTGAAAAACTCCGTGGGGCAGAAGCTCAACTTGGTAAAAAGAAGGGTAAAGGAAAACATACTGTGTATGATGATAGAAAACCTAAACAGACTAGAATTTATGTCGCTTCAAAATTCCCAGAATGGCAAGAAAAAACCATAGCTCTTGTTAGAGAGGTTTACGATGGAAAGGATATAGATGATGCTGCTCTCAAAGTAAAATTCCAAGAGACTGGACTGAtaaaagacaagaagatcatgCCGTTTGCTCAGCaattcaag CGAAAGGTTCTTGCAGAAGGAGAGTCAGCGTTCGACCGAGCTTTAGCATTTGACGAACTACACACACTCAAAGTACTGGTACCATACATCAAGGCATCAGCTAGATTCAGCGATATAGACGTCATTTCAGTATCGGAAGCACGAGCAATCTTGGCTAAAGAACCTGAGAAAGAGAACTTTGATGCTACAAAGGTTGAGAATGCTCAACCTGGATTCCCAGAGATACAATTCTGGAATATCTAG
- a CDS encoding ribosome biogenesis protein NSA2 codes for MDEHRRRHGRRMDHEERKRKRTAREAHKASSDAQKIFGHKAKLLHAKRHSEKVQMKKTLKAHDERNVKQKDDGAVKEGALPTYLLDREGQKDAKALSTAVKDRRKDRAAKYSVPLPKVRGIAEEEMFKVIKTGKHKGKSWKRMVNKATFVGEGFTRKPVKLERFIRPMGLRMTKANVTHPELKTTFQLPILGVKKNPQSPLYTSLGVLTKGTIVEVNVSELGMVTTGGKVVWSKYAQITNNPENDGCINSVLLV; via the exons ATGGACGAGCACCGTAGACGACATGGTCGCCGTATGGATCACGAGGAGAGGAA GCGAAAGAGGACCGCTCGTGAAGCTCACAAAGCTTCATCGGATGCTCAAAAGATCTTTGGTCATAAGGCTAAACTTCTTCATGCAAAGAGACATTCTGAAAAGgttcaaatgaagaagacgCTCAAAGCTCACGATGAGAGGAATGTCaaacaaaaagatgatggtgcagtcaaagaaggtgcTTTACCTACTTATCTTTTGGATAGAGAAGGTCAAAAG GATGCAAAAGCATTGTCGACAGCTGTCAAAGATAGAAGAAAGGATCGTGCTGCTAAATATTCCGTACCATTGCCTAAAGTAAGAGGTATagcagaagaggagatgttCAAAGTCATCAAGACCGGTAAACACAAGGGAAAGAGTTGGAAGAGAATGGTAAACAAAGCTACTTTTGTTGGAGAAGGATTTACTAGAAAACCCGTGAAGCTTGAG CGATTCATCCGACCAATGGGATTG CGTATGACAAAAGCCAATGTGACACATC CCGAACTCAAGACAACCTTCCAACTTCCCATTTTAGGTGTAAAGAAGAACCCGCAATCCCCGTTGTACACTTCTCTCG GTGTGCTTACGAAAGGTACTATCGTCGAGGTGAACGTCAGTGAATTGGGTATGGTTACCACCGGAGGAAAGGTAGTCTGGTCAA AATACGCTCAAATCACCAATAACCCAG AGAACGACGGATGCATCAACTCTGTCCTCCTTGTCTAA
- a CDS encoding translation elongation factor EF-1 alpha, translating to MGKDKLHVNVVVIGHVDSGKSTTTGHLIYKCGGIDKRTIEKFEKEAAELGKSSFKYAWVLDKLKAERERGITIDIALWKFETPRYQVTVIDAPGHRDFIKNMITGTSQADCAILIIATGVGEFEAGISKDGQTREHALLAFTLGVRQLIVACNKMDTCKYSEDRFNEIVKEASGFIKKVGYNPKAVAFVPISGWHGDNMLEESDNMGWYKGWTKETKAGVVKGKTLLDAIDAIEPPTRPTDKALRLPLQDVYKIGGIGTVPVGRVETGVIKAGMVVVFAPANVTTEVKSVEMHHEQIPEGLPGDNVGFNVKNVSIKDIRRGNVCGDTKQDPPKEAASFNAQVIVLNHPGQIGAGYTPVLDCHTAHIACKFAELIEKIDRRTGKVMEASPKFVKSGDAAIVKLVSQKPICVESYTEYPPLGRFAVRDMRQTVAVGVIKSVEKTDGKGGKVTKAAEKAGAKKK from the exons ATGGGTAAA GACAAGTTACACGTCAACGTCGTCGTCATTGGTCACGTCGACTCCGGTAAATCTACCACCACTGGTCACTTGATCTACAAGTGTGGTGGTATCGACAAGCGAACCATCGAGAAGTTCGAGAAAGAAGCCGCTGAGTTAGGTaaat CCTCATTCAAATACGCTTGGGTTCTTGACAAACTTAAGGCCGAGCGAGAGAGAGGTATCACCATCGATATCGCTCTTTGGAAATTCGAGACCCCTCGATACCAAGTCACCGTTATTGATGCTCCCGGTCACCGAGATTTCATCAAGAACATGATTACTGGTACTTCCCAAGCCGATTGTGCCATTCTCATTATCGCCACCGGTGTCGGTGAGTTCGAGGCTGGTATCTCCAAGGACGGTCAAACCAGAGAGCACGCTCTTCTCGCTTTCACCCTCGGTGTCAGACAACTCATTGTCGCCTGTAACAAGATGGACACCTGTAAATACTCCGAGGACCGATTCAACGAAATTGTCAAGGAAGCTTCCGGTTTCATCAAGAAGGTTGGATACAACCCCAAAGCTGTTGCCTTCGTCCCCATCTCCGGATGGCACGGTGACAACATGTTGGAGGAATCcgacaa CATGGGTTGGTACAAAGGTTGGACCAAGGAGACCAAGGCCGGTGTTGTCAAGGGTAAGACCCTTCTCGATGCCATTGACGCCATCGAGCCCCCTACCCGACCCACCGACAAAGCTCTTCGACTTCCTCTCCAAGATGTCTACAAGATCGGTGGTATCGGTACGGTGCCCGTAGGTCGAGTTGAGACCGGTGTCATCAAGGCCGGTATGGTCGTTGTCTTCGCCCCTGCCAAC GTCACCACTGAGGTCAAATCCGTCGAGATGCACCACGAGCAAATCCCCGAGGGTCTTCCCGGAGACAACGTTGGTTTCAACGTCAAGAACGTTTCCATCAAAGATATCCGACGAGGAAACGTCTGTGGTGACACcaaacaag ATCCTCCTAAGGAAGCTGCTTCTTTCAACGCTCAAGTCATCGTTCTTAACCACCCTGGTCAAATCGGTGCCGGTTACACACCCGTTCTTGATTGTCACACTGCCCACATTGCCT GTAAATTCGCTGAGCTCATCGAGAAGATTGACCGACGAACTGGTAAAGTAATGGAGGCTTCACCCAAATTCGTTAAG TCCGGAGATGCCGCTATCGTCAAGCTCGTGTCCCAAAAGCCTATTTGTGTCGAAT CTTACACTGAGTACCCACCTCTCGGTCGATTTGCCGTCAGAGATATGCGACAAACCGTTGCCGTCGGTGTCATCAA ATCAGTTGAGAAGACCGATGGAAAGGGTGGAAAAGTCACCAAAGCCGCCGAGAAGGCT GGtgccaagaagaagtaa